A genomic segment from Candidatus Krumholzibacteriota bacterium encodes:
- a CDS encoding purine-binding chemotaxis protein CheW: protein MSAQGESGGRVGEGQMQLVIFRLGRENYGVPVARVKEIIRPIDAFAVPGMTGPVEGVINLRGEIIPVLRVHGLLGVDGGSGGDARKRRIVILDADGGGFGFLVDEVTEVVRVSTGDLRPAPEVGEDELHREAILGIVQVSGRMVVCVDLRVLVSGSIDMKELAGQVS from the coding sequence ATGAGCGCTCAAGGTGAATCGGGCGGACGGGTCGGCGAGGGGCAGATGCAGCTCGTGATCTTCCGGCTCGGCCGCGAGAACTACGGTGTTCCCGTCGCCAGGGTGAAGGAGATCATCCGGCCGATCGACGCCTTCGCCGTTCCGGGGATGACCGGTCCGGTGGAGGGCGTGATCAACCTGCGGGGCGAGATCATTCCCGTGCTGCGCGTGCACGGGCTGCTCGGCGTCGACGGCGGTTCCGGCGGGGACGCCCGCAAGCGCAGGATCGTCATTCTCGACGCCGACGGCGGCGGGTTCGGCTTCCTCGTCGACGAGGTGACGGAGGTCGTGCGCGTCTCCACCGGCGACCTGCGCCCGGCCCCCGAGGTGGGTGAGGACGAACTGCACCGCGAGGCGATCCTCGGGATCGTGCAGGTTTCCGGACGGATGGTCGTCTGCGTCGACCTGCGCGTTCTCGTATCGGGATCGATCGATATGAAGGAGCTTGCCGGACAGGTCTCGTGA
- a CDS encoding chemotaxis protein CheD, with protein sequence MAVRQHRGPVVRVGLAQFRVGEAPMEMTTMALGSCLGIVLYDEEAAVGAMAHVMHPRRERVKNNANRAKFVDTAVSLMLDRMEKRGAARRRVVAKIFGGARMFVRDQDRRSLLQIGESNVLAAREEFARIGIPIVAERTGGNRGRTIVFDVSDGSVTVRDATGAKEKV encoded by the coding sequence ATGGCAGTCAGACAACACAGGGGGCCCGTCGTGAGGGTGGGCCTCGCGCAGTTCCGCGTCGGTGAGGCGCCGATGGAGATGACGACGATGGCGCTCGGATCGTGTCTCGGGATCGTGCTCTACGACGAGGAGGCCGCGGTCGGCGCGATGGCCCACGTGATGCACCCGCGGCGCGAGCGGGTGAAGAACAACGCGAACAGGGCGAAGTTCGTCGACACGGCCGTCTCGCTCATGCTCGACCGGATGGAAAAGCGCGGCGCGGCGCGCCGACGCGTCGTCGCCAAGATCTTCGGGGGGGCGAGGATGTTCGTGCGCGACCAGGACCGCCGGAGTCTCTTGCAGATCGGCGAATCGAACGTCCTGGCGGCCCGGGAGGAATTCGCCAGGATCGGGATCCCGATCGTCGCCGAACGCACCGGGGGGAACAGGGGCCGGACCATCGTGTTCGACGTGTCCGACGGATCGGTCACGGTCCGGGACGCGACGGGCGCCAAGGAGAAGGTATGA